A section of the Rhizobium sp. SSA_523 genome encodes:
- the ybgC gene encoding tol-pal system-associated acyl-CoA thioesterase yields the protein MSEHPVLLSGELVDGGHRLVQRVYYEDTDFSGLVYHARYLHFLERGRTDYLRCLGCEQSALLGVDEEGLVFVVHRMEIDFKAPARMDDILTIVTRTEKAGGAKMILVQEIRRGETRLIAARVIIAVINRHGRPRRLPESIASSFLTDQVRDGSG from the coding sequence ATGTCGGAACATCCCGTCCTCTTGTCCGGTGAACTCGTCGATGGCGGTCACCGGCTCGTTCAGCGCGTCTATTACGAAGACACCGATTTCTCCGGTCTCGTCTATCACGCCCGCTACCTGCATTTTCTGGAACGCGGCCGGACCGATTATCTGCGCTGCCTCGGCTGCGAACAGAGCGCGCTTCTGGGCGTCGACGAGGAGGGACTGGTCTTCGTCGTGCATCGCATGGAGATCGATTTCAAGGCGCCGGCCCGTATGGACGACATCCTGACGATCGTGACGAGAACGGAAAAGGCCGGCGGCGCGAAGATGATCCTGGTGCAGGAGATCCGCCGGGGCGAGACGCGCCTGATTGCGGCACGCGTGATCATCGCCGTCATCAACCGGCACGGACGGCCGCGCCGCCTGCCGGAGAGCATCGCTTCGTCCTTCCTGACCGATCAGGTCAGAGACGGGTCCGGCTGA
- the pal gene encoding peptidoglycan-associated lipoprotein Pal, whose amino-acid sequence MSRTHIPAMSRMQTLARNPAVIAMTVALALAGCANKKNMPNSAGELGLGAGGGAGAATPGSSQDFTVNVGDRIFFDTDSTSIRADAQQTLARQAQWLMRYPNYAITIEGHADERGTREYNLALGARRAAATRDYLASRGVPANRMRTISYGKERPVAVCDDISCWSQNRRAVTVLGGAGS is encoded by the coding sequence ATGAGCCGTACCCATATCCCGGCAATGAGCCGCATGCAGACCCTGGCACGCAATCCGGCCGTCATCGCAATGACCGTCGCTCTGGCCCTGGCAGGTTGCGCCAACAAGAAGAACATGCCGAACAGCGCCGGCGAACTCGGCCTGGGTGCCGGCGGCGGCGCCGGTGCGGCAACGCCGGGTTCCTCGCAGGACTTCACCGTGAATGTCGGCGACCGTATCTTCTTCGATACCGATTCGACCTCGATCCGCGCCGACGCCCAGCAGACGCTGGCCCGCCAGGCCCAGTGGCTGATGCGCTATCCGAACTATGCCATCACCATCGAAGGCCATGCGGATGAGCGCGGCACGCGCGAATACAACCTGGCGCTCGGCGCCCGCCGTGCAGCCGCAACGCGTGACTACCTGGCCTCGCGCGGTGTGCCGGCCAATCGCATGCGCACCATTTCCTACGGCAAGGAACGTCCGGTGGCCGTGTGCGACGATATCTCGTGCTGGTCGCAGAACCGTCGCGCTGTCACCGTTCTGGGCGGTGCCGGTTCCTGA
- the tolQ gene encoding protein TolQ: MEHADLAAAAGSVSLWSLFLQAGLIVKLVMIGLLGASVWTWAIVIDKYMSFARAKRQFDQFEQVFWSGQSLEELYRTLAERQNTGLAAIFVAAMREWKKSFERGARSPIGLQMRIDRAMDVTISREAEHYEARLPSLATIGSAGPFIGLFGTVVGIMTSFQAIAGSKSTNLAVVAPGIAEALLATAIGLVAAIPAVMAYNKFMGEAGKLSSRMEGFADEFSAILSRQIDEKLQPRQAAQ, translated from the coding sequence ATGGAACACGCTGATTTGGCGGCTGCGGCAGGTTCGGTGAGCCTGTGGTCTCTTTTCTTGCAGGCTGGCTTGATCGTCAAGCTCGTCATGATCGGATTGCTCGGAGCCTCGGTCTGGACCTGGGCCATCGTCATCGACAAATATATGAGCTTTGCCCGCGCCAAGCGCCAGTTCGACCAGTTCGAACAGGTGTTCTGGTCCGGCCAGTCGCTTGAGGAACTGTATCGCACGCTGGCCGAGCGTCAGAATACCGGCCTTGCCGCGATCTTCGTGGCTGCCATGCGCGAATGGAAGAAGAGCTTCGAGCGCGGCGCGCGTTCGCCGATCGGTCTGCAGATGCGCATTGACCGGGCGATGGATGTGACGATTTCGCGCGAGGCGGAACATTACGAGGCGCGTCTGCCCTCGCTCGCCACCATCGGTTCGGCCGGTCCGTTCATCGGCCTGTTCGGCACCGTGGTCGGTATCATGACCTCGTTCCAGGCGATCGCCGGTTCGAAATCCACCAATCTCGCCGTCGTGGCGCCCGGTATTGCCGAAGCGCTTCTGGCAACGGCCATCGGCCTCGTTGCCGCTATTCCCGCCGTCATGGCCTATAACAAATTCATGGGCGAGGCCGGCAAGCTGTCTTCGCGCATGGAAGGCTTCGCCGACGAATTCTCCGCCATTCTGTCCCGCCAGATCGACGAAAAACTGCAGCCTCGCCAGGCTGCGCAGTAA
- a CDS encoding type II toxin-antitoxin system PrlF family antitoxin — translation MNVFYGTMTSKGQTTVPAEIRDLLKLKPGDRIRYVVQDGKVSLKAKNKSLSDLAGILHRPGMASLGLEDIDDAIGEAVSEHVMRRE, via the coding sequence ATGAATGTTTTCTATGGAACGATGACCTCCAAGGGACAGACAACCGTGCCCGCCGAGATCCGGGACTTGCTGAAGCTGAAGCCGGGTGACAGGATCCGCTATGTTGTTCAGGACGGCAAAGTAAGCCTCAAGGCGAAGAACAAGAGCCTGAGCGATCTGGCCGGCATCTTGCACCGGCCAGGTATGGCCTCCCTTGGCCTCGAGGACATAGACGATGCCATAGGCGAAGCGGTCTCCGAGCATGTGATGCGGCGCGAATGA
- the tolR gene encoding protein TolR: MGMSAGGSKASGGGRRRRGGRRGGTISEINVTPLVDVMLVLLIIFMVAAPMMTVGVPIDLPQTQAKAMNSDTQPITVSVNPTGEIYLQETPIALDEVVPKLEAIATTGYNERIYVRGDTAAAYGVVMKVMARISAAGFKNIGLVTLQETDK, from the coding sequence ATGGGTATGTCTGCAGGAGGATCCAAGGCGTCCGGCGGCGGCAGGAGGCGAAGGGGCGGCCGTCGTGGCGGCACCATCAGCGAAATCAACGTCACGCCGCTCGTCGACGTCATGCTCGTGCTGCTCATCATCTTCATGGTGGCGGCGCCGATGATGACGGTGGGCGTGCCCATCGATCTGCCGCAGACACAGGCGAAAGCCATGAATTCCGACACGCAGCCGATCACGGTTTCGGTCAATCCGACAGGTGAAATCTACCTGCAGGAAACTCCCATCGCGCTTGATGAAGTGGTGCCGAAGCTCGAGGCGATTGCCACGACCGGCTATAACGAGCGCATTTATGTACGCGGCGACACCGCGGCCGCCTATGGCGTGGTCATGAAAGTCATGGCGCGCATTTCGGCTGCCGGGTTCAAGAACATTGGTCTTGTGACGCTGCAGGAAACGGACAAGTAA
- a CDS encoding NUDIX hydrolase, translated as MGTRIRIKTKRRRTFQMRIAGLGFRHGHVLVHRATHEAFWTFPGGGAEIGETSQETLDREMMEELGVTVEVGRLLWMVENFFHYEGRDWHELGLYYLMQLPDSFPFAPQGIIHTVQDGDSELEFKWVAATRQALTALDIPPYFIAAEIENLPDLPRHLVWDDRDLDGKPPIRTEPA; from the coding sequence ATGGGAACCCGTATCCGCATCAAGACCAAGCGCCGGCGGACATTCCAGATGCGGATTGCCGGCCTCGGTTTTCGCCATGGCCATGTCCTGGTGCATCGCGCCACCCACGAAGCCTTCTGGACCTTTCCCGGCGGCGGGGCGGAGATCGGCGAGACATCGCAAGAGACGCTGGATCGGGAAATGATGGAGGAGCTCGGCGTTACGGTCGAGGTCGGCCGGCTCCTCTGGATGGTGGAGAATTTCTTCCACTATGAAGGGCGCGACTGGCACGAGCTCGGCCTTTATTACCTGATGCAGCTGCCGGATAGCTTTCCCTTTGCGCCGCAGGGCATCATCCACACGGTGCAGGACGGCGACAGCGAGCTGGAATTCAAATGGGTGGCGGCGACGCGGCAAGCGCTCACCGCGCTCGACATCCCACCCTATTTCATTGCCGCGGAGATCGAGAACCTGCCTGATCTGCCGCGTCACCTCGTCTGGGACGATCGCGACCTCGACGGCAAGCCGCCGATCCGGACGGAACCCGCTTAG
- a CDS encoding PIN domain-containing protein, giving the protein MIGIDTNILLRLVCQDDDTQSRLATEWVRRLTPEEPGFINGAVLLEFIWTARRRLKMSREELKLILSGLLDSDNLVMEDENVIELALDEMERSTEEFADIYIALKNRELGCRTTMTLDKKAAERVPGMELLA; this is encoded by the coding sequence ATGATCGGGATCGACACCAATATCCTTCTGCGGCTGGTCTGTCAGGATGACGATACGCAGTCCAGGCTCGCCACCGAATGGGTGAGGCGCCTGACGCCGGAGGAGCCGGGCTTCATCAATGGTGCGGTCCTGCTCGAATTCATCTGGACCGCGCGCCGGCGTCTCAAGATGTCGCGGGAGGAGCTGAAGTTGATCCTGTCAGGGCTTCTTGATTCCGACAATCTTGTCATGGAAGACGAAAACGTGATCGAACTGGCCCTCGACGAAATGGAACGTTCGACCGAGGAGTTCGCCGATATTTATATCGCTCTCAAGAACCGGGAGCTAGGATGCCGGACCACCATGACGCTGGATAAGAAAGCCGCGGAGCGTGTCCCCGGCATGGAATTGCTCGCATGA
- the ybgF gene encoding tol-pal system protein YbgF: MKKLVLATALGSLCLGGTIAPASAFTLQDVFQGRERPVAQAQAPVIMAQSSADAVRIQQLEEQVRQLTGRLEDMSFQLLQIQENMRKTQEDNEFRFQELEKSGSGGSSAPAVAAAPAAGSKKNTSDEVGLIIQDTPAAGTTPPSASATPPSAGAAPSSAPRSPTASKTAPGETTLGSLEVDKSGQPVGADINRGARNGSASLPGVDTGAAPASDPQQTASLGSESDAYRAAYDHVLSGDYKVAESEFTRYLQAFPKSARAADANFWLGEAQYSQGKYNDAARTFLNAHQTFSTSPKAPEMLLKLGMSLAALDNRETACATLREVSKRYPTASKPVLGKVASEEKRLSC, translated from the coding sequence ATGAAGAAACTCGTCCTCGCCACCGCTCTGGGCAGCCTTTGCCTCGGCGGCACGATCGCGCCCGCTTCGGCCTTCACCCTCCAGGATGTGTTCCAGGGCAGGGAGCGCCCCGTTGCGCAGGCCCAGGCGCCGGTGATCATGGCCCAGAGCTCCGCCGATGCGGTGCGTATCCAGCAGCTGGAGGAGCAGGTTCGCCAGCTGACCGGCCGTCTGGAAGATATGAGCTTCCAGCTTCTCCAGATCCAGGAGAACATGCGAAAGACGCAGGAGGACAACGAATTTCGCTTCCAGGAACTGGAGAAAAGCGGATCGGGCGGCTCGTCTGCTCCCGCAGTCGCTGCCGCGCCGGCAGCCGGCTCAAAAAAAAACACTAGCGATGAGGTCGGCCTGATCATTCAGGACACGCCCGCAGCCGGCACGACACCGCCGTCAGCCAGTGCGACGCCACCATCGGCCGGCGCTGCGCCATCTTCGGCGCCGCGCAGCCCGACGGCATCGAAGACCGCACCGGGCGAAACCACGCTTGGTTCGCTGGAGGTGGACAAGAGCGGCCAGCCGGTCGGCGCGGATATCAATCGCGGCGCGCGCAACGGCTCGGCCAGTCTTCCCGGCGTCGATACCGGCGCTGCGCCGGCCTCCGATCCGCAGCAGACGGCGTCGCTCGGAAGCGAGAGCGATGCCTATCGCGCTGCCTATGACCATGTCCTGTCGGGCGATTACAAGGTCGCCGAATCGGAATTCACCCGTTACCTGCAGGCCTTCCCGAAGAGCGCGCGCGCGGCCGATGCCAATTTCTGGCTGGGCGAGGCGCAATATTCCCAGGGAAAGTATAATGATGCCGCCCGCACCTTCCTGAATGCGCATCAGACTTTCAGCACCTCGCCCAAGGCTCCGGAAATGCTGTTGAAGCTCGGAATGTCGCTGGCCGCCCTCGACAATCGCGAAACCGCCTGCGCCACGCTGCGCGAGGTGTCGAAACGCTATCCCACGGCCTCGAAGCCGGTTCTGGGCAAAGTGGCAAGCGAAGAAAAGCGGCTGAGCTGCTGA
- the ruvC gene encoding crossover junction endodeoxyribonuclease RuvC translates to MNTPIRIIGIDPGLRRTGWGIIDTLGNSLHFVASGTVTSDGDLDLASRLCQLHDGLAEVVHSYTPHQAAVEQTFVNKDAVATLKLGQARGVVMLVPARAGIPVAEYAPNAVKKAVIGVGHGEKQQIHMMLKILMPKVEFKGNDAADALAIAICHAHNQGGQRMRQVLASA, encoded by the coding sequence ATGAACACACCGATTCGGATCATCGGGATCGATCCCGGACTGCGGCGCACCGGCTGGGGTATCATCGATACGCTGGGCAATAGCCTGCATTTCGTCGCATCCGGAACCGTCACCTCCGATGGAGACCTGGATCTGGCCTCGCGGCTCTGCCAGCTGCATGACGGGCTGGCGGAGGTGGTGCACAGCTATACCCCCCATCAGGCGGCGGTCGAACAGACCTTCGTCAACAAGGATGCGGTGGCGACCCTGAAACTCGGACAGGCGCGGGGCGTCGTCATGCTGGTTCCGGCGCGGGCCGGGATCCCGGTTGCCGAATATGCGCCCAATGCCGTCAAGAAGGCGGTGATCGGCGTCGGACACGGCGAAAAGCAGCAGATCCACATGATGCTGAAGATCCTGATGCCCAAGGTCGAATTCAAGGGCAATGACGCCGCCGACGCATTGGCGATCGCCATCTGCCACGCGCATAACCAGGGCGGCCAGCGCATGCGCCAGGTACTGGCCTCAGCCTGA
- the tilS gene encoding tRNA lysidine(34) synthetase TilS: MGLAAQAAAGDPPLLPIEALERFLSQLVRPARILVAVSGGSDSLGLLTLLWSLSKTCPDAGCEVIAATIDHAMRPQAADEARSVARFCQERGITHVTRRWEGVKPQSGLMAAARQARYDLLLEIAAAQGASLIVTGHTLDDQIETVDMRAARPGGAAGIGTAGMAPAVLLDTRIWLARPLLASRRQALREWLCDQGIGFIDDPSNVDLRFERAALRASRQLDLAEASHRLRQIRAAGAARIGLNQAAAGLLDRHLRLHHAFLHPSMMERRAAPVARFSAAALDEPLDVLTHALGMTAAVLGGKPHVPSRNSMARVMASLRGQPACRVTAGGVVFERRREALFLLREERGLPVLFVEAGESAIWDGRFRIRNGSAARLRVAPPPPDLLPQRLPGLPPADEDLPRRIAQLSTRSFPLCVPAEAADAAEPAVAMTGDGIAKGRGQSVTMPAGVEIEPVLLPFERFLPSFDLALAQRLRCQFGLQEDLPPLPFRVTGCK; encoded by the coding sequence ATGGGCCTGGCGGCGCAGGCTGCGGCCGGTGATCCGCCGCTTTTGCCGATCGAGGCGCTGGAGCGCTTCCTGTCCCAACTGGTGCGGCCCGCCCGCATTCTCGTCGCCGTTTCCGGAGGCAGCGATTCGCTCGGCCTTCTCACCCTGTTATGGTCCCTGTCCAAGACGTGTCCGGATGCCGGCTGCGAGGTGATCGCCGCGACCATCGACCACGCCATGCGACCGCAGGCCGCTGACGAGGCGCGCAGTGTCGCGCGCTTCTGCCAGGAGCGGGGGATCACGCATGTCACCCGCCGCTGGGAGGGGGTAAAGCCGCAAAGCGGGCTGATGGCCGCGGCCCGGCAGGCGCGATACGATCTTCTGCTCGAGATTGCCGCGGCGCAGGGCGCGTCGCTGATCGTGACCGGCCATACGCTGGACGACCAGATCGAGACCGTCGACATGCGGGCCGCCCGGCCGGGCGGCGCGGCCGGCATCGGCACGGCGGGCATGGCGCCGGCGGTGCTTCTCGACACCAGGATCTGGCTGGCCAGGCCATTGCTCGCCAGCCGCCGTCAGGCGCTGCGCGAATGGCTTTGCGATCAGGGCATCGGCTTTATCGACGATCCGAGCAATGTCGATCTGCGCTTCGAGCGTGCGGCGCTGCGGGCCTCCCGCCAGCTCGACCTTGCGGAGGCTTCGCACCGCCTGCGGCAGATCCGCGCGGCCGGCGCGGCAAGGATCGGCCTCAATCAGGCGGCGGCAGGGCTTCTCGACCGCCATCTCCGTCTCCATCACGCCTTTCTGCATCCTTCCATGATGGAACGCCGTGCCGCGCCCGTGGCCCGCTTTTCGGCCGCCGCGCTCGACGAGCCTTTGGATGTCCTCACGCATGCGCTCGGCATGACCGCGGCGGTGCTGGGCGGCAAGCCGCACGTGCCCTCGCGCAACAGCATGGCGCGCGTCATGGCATCGCTCCGGGGACAGCCGGCCTGCCGCGTGACGGCGGGTGGCGTGGTTTTCGAGCGCCGGCGCGAGGCGCTCTTTCTGCTGCGCGAGGAGAGGGGCCTTCCGGTGCTGTTCGTGGAGGCTGGCGAAAGCGCGATCTGGGATGGGCGCTTTCGCATAAGGAATGGCAGTGCGGCGCGGCTGCGCGTCGCGCCGCCTCCGCCAGACCTTTTGCCGCAGCGATTGCCGGGCCTTCCGCCTGCGGACGAGGATCTGCCCCGGCGGATTGCGCAGCTCAGCACCCGCAGCTTTCCGCTTTGTGTGCCGGCCGAGGCGGCGGATGCGGCAGAGCCGGCTGTGGCGATGACGGGAGACGGGATCGCCAAGGGCAGGGGCCAAAGCGTTACGATGCCCGCCGGCGTCGAGATCGAGCCGGTTCTCCTGCCCTTCGAGCGGTTTCTGCCCTCCTTCGATCTGGCGCTCGCGCAAAGGCTTCGATGCCAGTTCGGGCTGCAGGAGGATCTGCCGCCTTTGCCATTCCGGGTGACAGGATGCAAATGA
- the tolB gene encoding Tol-Pal system beta propeller repeat protein TolB yields the protein MIKRSLIRMMIALAGMTVMFAAPAHALVEININKGNVEPLPIAVTDFQSQGDLGAQVASVIAADLQRSGLFAPVNKAAFIEKIANPDQMPRFEDWKAINAQALVTGRVTREGDGRLRAEFRLWDTFGGQQMTGQQFFTQPENWRRVAHIIADAIYERITGEKGYFDTRVVFVSENGPKNARQRQLAIMDQDGFNVRTLTDAKNIVLTPRFSPNRQEVTYMSFEGQQPRVYLLQLETGQREVVGNFPGMTFAPRFSPDGQKVIMSLQQDGNANIYTMDLRSRTTTRLTNTAAIDTSPSYSPDGQRIVFESDRGGRQQLYVMAANGTGQTRISFGDGSYSTPVWSPRGDLIAFTKQSGGKFSIGVMKPDGSGERILTSGFHNEGPTWAPNGRVLMFFRQPAGSGGPQLFSIDLTGYNEQAIKTPAYASDPAWSPLLE from the coding sequence ATGATCAAACGCTCGCTGATCCGAATGATGATCGCCCTGGCAGGGATGACCGTCATGTTCGCGGCGCCTGCGCATGCGCTGGTAGAAATCAACATCAACAAGGGCAATGTGGAGCCCTTGCCCATCGCCGTCACCGATTTCCAGTCGCAGGGCGATCTCGGTGCACAGGTTGCCAGCGTCATTGCCGCCGATCTTCAGCGCTCCGGCCTGTTTGCGCCGGTCAACAAGGCGGCCTTCATCGAGAAGATCGCCAATCCTGACCAGATGCCGCGTTTCGAGGACTGGAAGGCCATCAATGCCCAGGCGCTCGTCACCGGCCGCGTGACGCGTGAGGGCGATGGCCGCCTGCGGGCGGAATTCCGTCTCTGGGATACATTCGGCGGCCAGCAGATGACGGGCCAGCAATTCTTCACCCAGCCGGAAAACTGGCGCCGCGTCGCGCATATCATCGCCGATGCCATTTACGAGCGCATCACCGGCGAGAAGGGCTATTTCGATACGCGGGTCGTCTTCGTTTCCGAGAACGGGCCCAAGAATGCCCGCCAGCGTCAGCTTGCGATCATGGACCAGGACGGCTTCAACGTCCGCACGCTGACCGATGCCAAGAACATCGTGCTGACGCCGCGCTTCTCGCCGAACCGGCAGGAAGTCACCTACATGTCCTTTGAAGGCCAGCAGCCGCGCGTCTACCTGCTGCAGCTGGAAACCGGGCAGCGCGAAGTCGTCGGCAATTTTCCCGGCATGACTTTCGCCCCGCGCTTCTCGCCCGATGGCCAGAAGGTGATCATGAGCCTCCAGCAGGACGGCAATGCCAATATCTACACCATGGATCTGAGGTCGCGCACCACGACCCGGCTGACCAATACGGCAGCCATCGATACCTCGCCCTCCTATTCTCCCGATGGCCAGCGGATCGTCTTCGAAAGCGATCGCGGCGGGCGCCAGCAGCTCTACGTGATGGCCGCCAACGGCACGGGCCAGACCCGCATCTCCTTCGGCGACGGCTCCTATTCGACGCCGGTCTGGTCGCCGCGCGGTGACCTGATCGCCTTCACCAAGCAATCAGGCGGCAAGTTCTCCATCGGCGTCATGAAGCCCGACGGCTCGGGCGAGCGCATCCTGACCAGCGGCTTCCACAACGAGGGTCCGACCTGGGCGCCGAACGGCCGCGTGCTGATGTTCTTCCGCCAGCCGGCCGGCTCCGGCGGCCCGCAGCTCTTCTCCATCGATCTCACCGGTTACAACGAGCAGGCGATCAAAACGCCGGCCTATGCATCCGACCCGGCCTGGTCGCCGCTGCTGGAATAG
- the ruvB gene encoding Holliday junction branch migration DNA helicase RuvB, which yields MTLPNPILSPEKKGEDLDAALRPQTLDEFTGQAEARANLKVFIEAAKGRGEALDHVLFVGPPGLGKTTLAQIMAKELGVNFRSTSGPVIAKAGDLAALLTQLEERDVLFIDEIHRLNPAVEEILYPAMEDFQLDLIIGEGPAARSVKIDLSKFTLVAATTRLGLLTTPLRDRFGIPVRLNFYTVEELDLIVRRGARLMGLGMTEEGAREIARRARGTPRIAGRLLRRVRDFAEVARAPAVTKEIADEALTRLHVDHAGLDQLDKRYLSMIAVNFGGGPVGIETIAAGLSEPRDAIEDIIEPYMIQQGFIQRTPRGRVLTATAWKHLGLQPPKELEAAQFRLFNGDE from the coding sequence ATGACCTTACCCAATCCCATTCTCTCGCCGGAAAAGAAGGGCGAAGATCTGGACGCGGCGCTGCGGCCGCAGACGCTGGACGAGTTTACCGGCCAGGCGGAGGCGCGCGCCAATCTCAAGGTCTTCATCGAGGCGGCGAAAGGGCGCGGCGAGGCACTGGATCATGTTCTCTTCGTCGGGCCGCCCGGACTTGGCAAGACGACGCTGGCCCAGATCATGGCCAAGGAACTCGGCGTCAATTTCCGCTCGACCTCGGGGCCGGTGATCGCCAAGGCCGGCGATCTGGCCGCGCTCCTGACACAGCTCGAGGAGCGTGACGTGCTCTTCATCGACGAGATCCACCGCCTCAACCCGGCGGTCGAGGAAATCCTCTATCCGGCCATGGAGGATTTCCAGCTCGATCTCATCATCGGCGAAGGGCCGGCGGCCCGTTCGGTCAAGATCGACCTGTCGAAATTCACCCTGGTCGCGGCCACCACCCGCCTTGGCCTTCTGACGACGCCGCTGCGCGACCGTTTCGGCATTCCGGTCCGCCTCAATTTCTACACGGTGGAAGAGCTCGACCTTATCGTGCGCCGCGGCGCGCGGCTGATGGGCCTCGGCATGACGGAGGAGGGTGCGCGGGAAATCGCGAGGCGCGCCCGTGGCACGCCGCGCATTGCCGGGCGGCTGCTGCGCCGGGTGCGCGACTTTGCCGAGGTGGCGCGGGCGCCGGCCGTGACGAAGGAGATTGCCGACGAGGCGCTGACCCGCCTGCATGTGGACCATGCCGGGCTCGACCAGCTGGACAAGCGCTATCTCAGCATGATCGCGGTCAATTTCGGCGGCGGCCCGGTGGGGATCGAGACCATTGCAGCCGGTCTTTCGGAGCCGCGCGATGCGATCGAGGATATCATCGAGCCCTACATGATCCAGCAGGGCTTCATCCAGCGCACGCCGCGCGGCCGGGTGCTGACGGCGACGGCATGGAAACATCTTGGGCTGCAGCCGCCAAAGGAGCTGGAGGCGGCGCAATTTCGCCTGTTCAACGGGGATGAGTGA
- a CDS encoding DUF2945 domain-containing protein codes for MTKVKKGDEVTWSWGRGEGEGKVAETFTHDVTRKIKGKEIKRKADSKEPAYLIKQEDGDRVLKSASEVHKKG; via the coding sequence ATGACCAAGGTGAAAAAGGGCGACGAAGTGACCTGGAGCTGGGGCCGCGGCGAGGGGGAGGGCAAGGTCGCCGAGACCTTCACCCATGACGTGACCCGCAAGATCAAGGGCAAGGAGATCAAGCGCAAGGCCGACAGCAAGGAGCCCGCTTATCTGATCAAGCAAGAGGATGGCGATCGGGTGCTGAAAAGCGCGTCGGAAGTGCACAAGAAGGGATAG
- the ruvA gene encoding Holliday junction branch migration protein RuvA: MIGKLKGTIEEIGEDHVLVDVHGVCYVAHCSSRTLARLGSVGEAVVLFIETYVREDQLKLFGFMSGLEREWFNLLQSVQGVGSKVALAVLSTLTPGELANAIALQDRAAVSRAPGVGPKVAVRIMTELKNRAPAFAGEAMPNIGLKQELGEGIAAAPVADAVSALCNLGYSRDQAANAVAAAMKTAGEGADSAKLIRLGLKELSR; this comes from the coding sequence ATGATCGGCAAACTCAAAGGCACTATCGAAGAGATCGGTGAGGATCACGTGCTGGTGGACGTGCACGGGGTCTGCTACGTCGCCCATTGTTCGTCCCGAACGCTTGCGCGGCTTGGTTCGGTGGGGGAGGCGGTGGTTCTCTTCATCGAGACCTATGTGCGGGAAGACCAGCTGAAACTCTTCGGCTTCATGAGCGGCCTGGAACGCGAATGGTTCAATCTGTTGCAAAGCGTTCAAGGTGTCGGCTCCAAGGTGGCGCTTGCGGTCCTGTCGACGCTGACGCCCGGAGAACTCGCCAATGCGATCGCATTGCAGGATCGCGCCGCCGTATCGCGCGCGCCGGGTGTGGGGCCGAAGGTCGCCGTGCGCATCATGACCGAGCTGAAGAACCGCGCGCCGGCCTTTGCCGGCGAGGCGATGCCGAATATCGGGCTGAAGCAGGAGTTGGGCGAGGGGATTGCCGCAGCGCCGGTTGCCGATGCCGTGTCTGCGCTCTGCAATCTCGGCTATTCGCGGGATCAGGCCGCCAATGCCGTGGCCGCGGCCATGAAAACGGCCGGCGAGGGGGCCGACAGCGCCAAGCTGATCCGGCTGGGGCTGAAGGAGCTCTCGCGGTGA